In a single window of the Fusarium falciforme chromosome 3, complete sequence genome:
- a CDS encoding Shikimate-DH domain-containing protein, producing MANNLVVLNDSVVHDLLISLPKDDIIKFQHALEDSLLEFTVGEESKYQPTPDFVNRPTGQKTLFRTFSSPDAVGTKIVVTPAPVKDASGKTVNPPLNGVLALCDASGRPTGLLNAAEVTGYRTTLSALIPWMWRRCTEEVVIFGAGKQGLWHTRLALALRGDEIKNITIVNRSAARAQALVEQVTEENWKSSATLNVLDPSQSDYDQRLEALLSTADTVFCTVGSTTPLFSLKSILGKGSRSRLPFVGAIGSWQPDMIELDPEMLRHAASRDDSYRPHGAGGSILVDDLEECLVKSGEVIQSGLKAEQIVQVGEILSWKRGNKSTESLESWLGEGFVVYKGIGVSVTDLAAGNAILELAKTRNVGVSIPNI from the coding sequence cctcctcatcagccttCCAAaggacgacatcatcaagtTCCAGCACGCCCTCGAAGATTCACTCCTCGAATTTACAGTCGGTGAGGAAAGCAAGTATCAACCCACACCAGATTTCGTCAACCGACCAACCGGACAAAAAACGCTTTTCCGCACCTTCAGCTCCCCGGACGCCGTGGGCACAAAAATCGTCGTCACCCCGGCCCCCGTCAAGGACGCCTCCGGGAAGACGGTCAACCCCCCGCTAAACGGTGTGCTGGCCCTCTGCGATGCGAGCGGCCGGCCCACGGGCCTGCTCAATGCCGCGGAGGTTACCGGATACCGGACTACACTGTCCGCCTTGATCCCGTGGATGTGGAGACGTTGTACGGAGGAAGTTGTTATTTTTGGTGCTGGGAAGCAAGGGCTTTGGCATACTCGTCTCGCACTGGCTCTTAGAGGTGATGAGATCAAGAATATCACCATTGTTAATCGATCTGCGGCTCGAGCCCAGGCACTGGTCGAGCAAGTTACAGAGGAGAACTGGAAGTCCTCAGCCACTCTCAATGTCCTTGATCCTTCCCAGTCAGACTATGACCAACGGTTGGAGGCTCTTCTGTCAACAGCTGACACCGTTTTCTGCACGGTTGGATCCACGACGCCCCTGTTTTCACTCAAGTCCATCCTAGGAAAAGGATCCCGAAGCAGGCTTCCGTTTGTTGGGGCCATCGGCTCATGGCAACCTGACATGATCGAGCTGGATCCAGAGATGCTCCGGCACGCTGCTTCGAGGGACGACTCTTACAGACCACACGGAGCAGGCGGCAGCATTCTCGTCGACGATTTGGAGGAGTGTCTCGTCAAGTCGGGAGAGGTTATACAGAGCGGACTCAAGGCTGAGCAGATCGTACAGGTGGGAGAGATTCTAAGCTGGAAACGGGGGAACAAGTCCACCGAGTCTCTCGAGTCTTGGCTTGGCGAGGGCTTCGTCGTGTACAAAGGTATAGGGGTCAGCGTGACGGACCTCGCCGCCGGCAACGCCATCCTTGAGCTCGCCAAGACTCGCAACGTCGGCGTCTCCATCCCAAACATCTAG
- a CDS encoding Aa-trans domain-containing protein, giving the protein MHTSENPETKAVVDARKDKDGSSMDEKLGNNTDTSGTHDFEAGKHEEASGGIFDGENGQSFRNMGRWDALFALLCNQFGLGVLGLPGALRDLGIIPGIIAIILIGCLSGYTGYELLLFHARYPHCVNVIDMVRVMGGRPWEIVAAIGLVIQLLMTCASTAVTLSVALNTLSEHGTCTVGFIGIACIACFLLCVPRTAKFIAYSGVPTVISIVVAALVVMISLGVSDPAKAPDGWDAKITVVASPSFRTIFNACLKIVFAFAGNITFPSFMAEMRNPVRDFPYALSGLITISITFYLTLAIAIYCLAGEYTTSPALGSAPIIPAKVAYGIVIPAVMTAGLGNGHIGVKYFFVQILRWLKRTDQVTSNSSFAWGLWLGCATVFWILSFLISNVIPIFDSILSISSATTYAWFTYGISALLWFHLNKGRYFSGWKQITFTLVNVFLVGFSLLLNGAGLWSSITEMLDLFKAGGVRGVFDCGDNAIF; this is encoded by the coding sequence ATGCATACCTCCGAGAACCCTGAAACAAAGGCCGTCGTCGACGCCCGTAAAGATAAGGACGGTTCCTCCATGGACGAGAAGCTCGGCAACAACACCGACACCTCTGGCACCCACGACTTTGAAGCCGGCAAGCATGAGGAAGCCAGCGGCGGTATCTTTGACGGCGAAAACGGACAGTCTTTCCGAAACATGGGCCGTTGGGATGCCCTCTTTGCCCTCTTGTGCAACCAGTTTGGCCTAGGTGTTCTAGGCCTCCCTGGTGCCCTGCGAGATTTGGGTATTATCCCCGGCATTATTGCCATCATCTTGATCGGCTGCCTTTCTGGATATACTGGATATGAACTGCTCCTATTCCACGCCCGCTATCCTCACTGCGTCAATGTCATTGATATGGTGCGAGTCATGGGCGGACGTCCCTGGGAGATTGTCGCCGCCATTGGCCTCGTTATCCAGCTCCTCATGACTTGTGCCTCTACCGCTGTCACGCTCTCAGTCGCCCTCAACACCCTGAGCGAGCATGGAACCTGCACAGTTGGCTTCATCGGCATTGCCTGCATCGCGTGCTTCCTGCTCTGCGTACCCCGGACGGCCAAGTTCATCGCCTACAGCGGTGTGCCGACCGTCATCAGCATCGTCGTTGCGGCCTTGGTTGTCATGATCAGTCTCGGAGTCTCAGACCCTGCAAAGGCGCCTGATGGTTGGGATGCCAAGATCACTGTCGTCGCCTCTCCCAGCTTCCGTACCATCTTCAACGCCTGTCTGAAGATTgtctttgcctttgccgGCAACATCACCTTCCCTTCTTTCATGGCTGAAATGAGAAACCCAGTGAGGGACTTCCCCTATGCCCTTAGTGGTCTCATCACCATTTCCATCACCTTCTACCTGACTCTCGCTATCGCCATCTACTGCCTCGCTGGCGAGTACACCACCTCACCTGCGCTGGGTTCTGCTCCCATCATCCCAGCCAAGGTTGCCTACGGCATTGTTATCCCCGCTGTCATGACTGCCGGCCTTGGAAACGGTCACATCGGTGTCAAGTACTTCTTCGTGCAGATCCTCCGCTGGCTCAAGAGGACCGACCAGGTCACGAGCAACTCTTCCTTTGCCTGGGGTCTCTGGCTCGGCTGTGCGACTGTCTTTTGGATCCTGtccttcctcatctccaacgtCATTCCTATCTTTGACTCTATTCTGTCTATTAGCTCGGCCACCACCTATGCCTGGTTCACCTACGGCATCTCTGCCCTCCTGTGGTTCCACCTGAACAAGGGCCGCTACTTCAGCGGATGGAAACAGATCACCTTTACTCTTGTCAATGTCTTCCTCGTTGGCTTCTCTCTGCTTCTCAACGGTGCCGGTCTTTGGTCTTCGATAACCGAGATGCTTGACCTTTTCAAGGCAGGCGGAGTCCGTGGAGTCTTTGACTGTGGTGACAATGCCATCTTCTAA